One region of Sulfuriroseicoccus oceanibius genomic DNA includes:
- a CDS encoding ABC transporter permease → MFRIILSRLTQGVLVLFVLLTLTFFLVRQLPGSPFQSERQLAPHIEAKLNETYGLDKPVHIQYVNYLKSVAKGDLMPSMKRETREVSEIIGQAFPVSATLGVCAMAIAVGIGIPAGVIAAVRRNSFADYAAMVGALVGICVPTFVIGPLLATYFGINLGWFRVAGWGQPGDLVLPALTLALPTAAYIARLTRSGMLEVMSQDFIRTARAKGLPESTIIVRHALRGGLVPVVAFLGPAFAAIISGSFVIESIFQIPGMGQHFVQAPGDRDYTLLQGIVLLFGVLIVAANILSDLATLWLNPRARTADNK, encoded by the coding sequence ATGTTCCGAATCATCCTCAGCCGACTGACCCAGGGCGTGCTCGTTTTGTTCGTGCTGCTCACGCTCACGTTCTTTCTCGTGCGCCAGCTTCCTGGATCACCATTCCAAAGCGAACGCCAGCTTGCGCCCCACATTGAGGCCAAGTTGAACGAAACCTACGGCCTCGACAAACCGGTTCACATCCAATACGTGAACTACCTCAAGAGCGTCGCAAAAGGCGACCTTATGCCATCGATGAAGCGCGAAACCCGTGAGGTTTCCGAGATCATCGGTCAGGCATTCCCTGTTTCCGCCACGCTGGGCGTTTGCGCAATGGCAATCGCCGTTGGCATCGGCATCCCCGCCGGTGTGATCGCCGCCGTCCGCCGCAATAGCTTCGCGGACTATGCTGCCATGGTCGGCGCGCTGGTCGGCATCTGTGTTCCGACCTTCGTCATCGGGCCTCTCCTCGCCACCTACTTCGGGATCAACCTGGGATGGTTCCGCGTCGCCGGCTGGGGCCAACCGGGTGACCTCGTCCTTCCGGCACTGACGTTGGCTCTGCCAACCGCAGCCTACATCGCCCGCCTCACCCGCAGCGGCATGCTCGAAGTCATGTCCCAGGACTTCATCCGCACCGCCCGCGCCAAAGGGCTGCCTGAATCGACCATCATCGTGCGCCACGCCCTGCGCGGTGGGCTCGTCCCGGTCGTCGCGTTCCTCGGGCCGGCATTTGCTGCCATCATCTCGGGCTCGTTCGTCATTGAGTCCATCTTCCAAATCCCGGGCATGGGCCAGCACTTCGTCCAAGCCCCCGGCGACCGCGACTACACTCTACTTCAGGGCATTGTTTTGCTCTTCGGCGTTCTCATCGTCGCCGCCAACATCCTTTCCGATCTTGCCACCCTTTGGCTCAACCCACGCGCCCGCACCGCTGACAACAAATGA
- a CDS encoding ABC transporter permease, whose product MSTSDSSNAPSTNEPIEQGSSLWHDAWLRLRKNHIAVVSAVLLVVIFAACYLLPLLMDLPDPNAINLDNRSAGPGAEHWLGTDHLGRDLFSRILDGGQISLLVALATTLVSTTIGVLYGSIAGYAGGRTDAWMMRWVDVLYALPFLVLVILFSLWVSTYTGKMTDFFTDLLKADRQSVYRFTSLVPLFIAIGAIGWLNMARIVRAQVQGLRKQEFVEAARSLGLSNSRILFRHILPNTLGPVIVYTTLTVPGIMLFEAILSFLGLGVQPPNSSWGILIKEGADRMEVNSNLLLYPSIVFSLTLLALNFLGDGLRDALDPKSAKD is encoded by the coding sequence ATGAGCACGTCTGATTCCTCCAACGCCCCATCGACCAACGAGCCGATCGAACAAGGATCGTCGCTGTGGCATGACGCCTGGCTGCGATTGCGCAAAAACCACATCGCCGTGGTCAGCGCCGTCCTGCTCGTCGTCATCTTTGCCGCCTGCTACCTGCTGCCGCTGCTGATGGATCTTCCCGATCCCAACGCGATCAATCTGGACAACCGCTCGGCAGGTCCGGGCGCGGAGCATTGGCTCGGTACCGACCACCTCGGCCGCGATCTCTTCTCCCGCATCCTCGACGGTGGCCAGATCTCGCTGCTCGTCGCTCTGGCCACCACATTGGTTTCCACCACCATCGGCGTGCTCTACGGCAGCATTGCAGGATACGCCGGCGGCCGCACCGATGCCTGGATGATGCGCTGGGTCGACGTGCTCTACGCGTTGCCATTCCTGGTGCTCGTCATTCTCTTCTCGTTGTGGGTTTCCACCTACACCGGAAAAATGACCGACTTCTTTACCGACTTGCTCAAAGCCGACCGCCAATCGGTCTACCGCTTCACCTCGCTGGTGCCGCTCTTCATCGCTATCGGTGCCATCGGCTGGCTCAACATGGCTCGGATCGTCCGCGCCCAGGTCCAAGGTCTGCGCAAACAAGAGTTCGTCGAAGCTGCGCGCTCACTCGGTCTCAGCAACTCGCGCATTTTGTTCCGCCACATCCTTCCCAACACGCTGGGTCCCGTGATCGTCTACACCACGCTCACCGTTCCGGGCATCATGCTCTTCGAAGCCATCCTCTCGTTCCTCGGACTCGGCGTCCAGCCACCGAACTCATCGTGGGGAATCCTGATCAAAGAGGGAGCCGACCGCATGGAGGTGAATAGCAACCTACTGCTCTACCCGAGCATCGTCTTCTCCCTCACCCTGCTCGCGCTCAACTTCCTCGGCGACGGCCTGCGCGACGCTCTCGACCCTAAGTCAGCCAAGGATTAA
- a CDS encoding ABC transporter ATP-binding protein has product MPPLLSVNDLKTYFDTRAGTVRAVDGVSFDVEREQTVGIVGESGSGKSVTCYSLLGLIPMPPGRIAGGTAMFDGTDLLSCGEKALRKIRGKRISMIFQDPMTSLNPYMKISKQLTEPLEIHEGIKGKAARHQAIEMMEKVGIKNAESRIDSYPHEFSGGMRQRVMIAMSLITKPDLLIADEPTTALDVTVQKQVLDLIKDMQKELGTAVIFITHDLGVVSETCDEVNVMYAGRFVERAPTAKLFESPLHAYTRALQASIPVLHKKGEDLHSIPGLPPDLTKPIEGCAFKPRNTMGNPDRCLTTKRPPLVDIGDGHWVQKCPGCIANAKAE; this is encoded by the coding sequence ATGCCACCTCTTCTTTCTGTAAACGACCTCAAAACCTACTTCGACACCCGCGCCGGCACGGTGCGCGCGGTCGATGGAGTCAGCTTCGACGTCGAACGCGAACAAACCGTCGGCATCGTCGGTGAGTCCGGCTCCGGCAAGTCGGTGACTTGCTACTCCCTGCTCGGGCTGATCCCGATGCCCCCCGGCCGCATCGCCGGAGGCACCGCCATGTTCGACGGTACGGACCTCCTTTCCTGCGGCGAAAAGGCCCTGCGCAAGATCCGCGGCAAGCGCATCTCGATGATCTTCCAGGACCCGATGACCTCGCTCAACCCATACATGAAGATCAGCAAGCAGCTCACCGAGCCGCTCGAAATTCATGAGGGCATCAAAGGGAAAGCCGCACGCCATCAGGCCATCGAAATGATGGAGAAGGTCGGCATCAAAAACGCGGAGTCCCGCATCGACTCCTACCCGCACGAGTTCTCCGGCGGTATGCGCCAGCGCGTCATGATCGCCATGTCACTGATCACCAAGCCCGATCTCCTGATCGCCGACGAGCCAACCACCGCGCTCGACGTCACCGTGCAGAAGCAGGTGCTCGATCTGATCAAGGACATGCAGAAGGAGCTCGGCACAGCGGTCATTTTCATCACCCACGACCTCGGCGTCGTCTCTGAAACGTGCGACGAAGTGAACGTGATGTACGCAGGCCGCTTCGTCGAGCGCGCCCCTACCGCCAAGCTCTTTGAGTCGCCGTTGCACGCATACACCCGCGCTCTTCAGGCAAGTATCCCGGTTCTTCATAAAAAGGGCGAAGACCTCCACTCAATCCCAGGCCTGCCACCAGACCTTACCAAGCCCATCGAGGGCTGCGCCTTCAAACCGCGCAACACCATGGGCAATCCCGACCGCTGCCTGACTACAAAACGCCCGCCATTGGTCGACATCGGCGACGGCCACTGGGTACAAAAATGCCCGGGCTGCATCGCCAACGCAAAAGCCGAATAA